The genomic interval AGTTCAGAAGCAGCTTATCTTTATCATCCAAGACTTTCTCAACAAACAAGCTGAACCTTGAAGCTGTAGAACTGGGAAGGATGCGTTGAATTTTTTCGTTAGGCCATTTGGGATTTACATCCGACCACTTCTCGGCGGTAAAAAGCGCAGCTAATTCTTTTGTGGTGGCGTTAGTCAGCAATGTATTCTTTCTGTTGATGACGACAGCCACAGCATCGCTACCGATGCGAAACTCCACAGGCGTGCGACCGTTGGCAGTGCAAGCCTTAATCTCGTCTTCTTCGATCGGACGGCTGGCATTGGCAATGTCAGATTTCTTCTCTTTACAGAAAAGATTGAAGCCAGCCCCAGTACCAATACTGTAAATATCGATCGTACCCGCATAGCCATATGCAATGAAGCGTTCGTAGATGGCTTTAGAGAGGGGAAAAACCGAAGAACTGCCAGCCACAGTCAGATTCCCCTCTACTTCCAGAGGGTCAATTTCTGGTAGCCTGACCCCACTGGAGTTCTTAGTTGTGGGGGCAGTTACGAGTTGTGCGATCGCTTCTGGCTTAGCGGTCAAAGGTTTTTCTTCAGATGGCTTGTTTTGTGACGGCTTCGCTTGCACGCCAGCATCTGTCGGCACACTCTTGGGCGCGATTGTCGCAGACGGTTTATCTGGGCTGCTACAGCCATAGCACAAGAGAGTCAAAATGATGAGAATACTATAGCTCGATCGCTGCATTACAGATTCCTCCAGGTTTTTATCGGTGACATACTTAAGTTTTTTTCCAGCTTTAGCATAGGGTTTTGTAACTTTTAACTTCTAAAATTTGCTACTGAATCTTGCAGCTTATTGACAGAAACTGAGAGTCCGTGCAGTGAATCCTGTACTTGTAGAGCTTTTTGAGCGGTAGTTGTGGAAATGCCATTCACCTGTCGCATACTGCCGGAAATC from Aerosakkonema funiforme FACHB-1375 carries:
- a CDS encoding PstS family phosphate ABC transporter substrate-binding protein, yielding MQRSSYSILIILTLLCYGCSSPDKPSATIAPKSVPTDAGVQAKPSQNKPSEEKPLTAKPEAIAQLVTAPTTKNSSGVRLPEIDPLEVEGNLTVAGSSSVFPLSKAIYERFIAYGYAGTIDIYSIGTGAGFNLFCKEKKSDIANASRPIEEDEIKACTANGRTPVEFRIGSDAVAVVINRKNTLLTNATTKELAALFTAEKWSDVNPKWPNEKIQRILPSSTASRFSLFVEKVLDDKDKLLLNSPNSQFTDDDDYIIQAVAANPYAITFLPYSYYQHNADTLKAISIEGVEPKAETVENGKYLLGRQLLMYSDVNTIRKKPQVRAFINFYLTYINQEIRKVGYFPLSQKELDNSKMKLLKATEQEKRD